A genomic segment from Flavobacteriales bacterium encodes:
- a CDS encoding Y-family DNA polymerase, giving the protein MLALADCNNFYASCERVFQPHLEGKPIVVLSNNDGCVIARSNESKALGIKMGVPVFQVKTIIEQHNIQVFSSNFTLYGDLSKRVMSSMRQEVKAMEVYSIDEAFMDFSGEGSPLEKGIALKKKVQQHVGIPISIGIAPTKTLCKVAGLIAKKHTKTGVFVLQDKALIERALKWLPVAELWGVGRRHARMLDSVGIKTAYDLCRADDSWIRRRLSVVGLRMVKELRGIPCFPLEESASRKKNICTSRSFGKAVKQMEDLKEALSTYASTCAYKLRKQKSCASRISIFIHTNPFKPTDKQYKGFTSFVLDTPTNDSIELVRLALEGLEKIYRSDCTYKKAGVIVSDISPQQQQQLSLFDTLDRKKHQSIMTALDNINDKIGKDKVRLAVQGNGRQWKMKQEQLSPCYSTRIEDALKVYV; this is encoded by the coding sequence ATGCTAGCACTGGCGGATTGTAATAACTTTTATGCCTCTTGCGAACGTGTATTCCAACCGCATTTAGAAGGCAAACCCATAGTAGTCCTGTCTAATAACGACGGCTGTGTGATTGCTCGTAGCAACGAAAGTAAGGCTCTAGGCATAAAAATGGGAGTGCCTGTTTTTCAAGTCAAAACAATCATAGAACAACACAACATACAGGTATTTTCGTCCAACTTTACCTTATATGGCGATTTGTCCAAACGAGTGATGAGCAGCATGCGCCAAGAAGTCAAAGCCATGGAGGTCTATTCCATAGATGAAGCATTTATGGACTTTAGCGGAGAGGGCAGTCCTTTAGAAAAAGGCATTGCTCTGAAGAAAAAAGTACAACAGCATGTGGGTATTCCTATATCCATAGGTATTGCCCCCACCAAAACCCTATGCAAGGTAGCTGGACTTATTGCTAAAAAACATACCAAAACAGGCGTTTTCGTATTGCAAGACAAAGCCCTTATAGAACGGGCTTTAAAATGGTTGCCCGTAGCAGAACTCTGGGGGGTAGGTCGAAGGCACGCCCGTATGCTAGATAGCGTTGGTATAAAAACCGCTTACGATTTGTGCCGTGCCGATGACAGTTGGATAAGAAGACGACTATCGGTCGTAGGCCTAAGAATGGTTAAAGAATTAAGAGGTATACCTTGTTTTCCTTTAGAAGAAAGTGCCAGTAGAAAAAAGAACATTTGCACCTCACGTTCGTTTGGAAAAGCGGTCAAGCAGATGGAAGACCTTAAGGAAGCTCTCAGCACTTATGCCAGTACTTGCGCCTACAAACTGCGCAAACAAAAAAGCTGTGCCTCACGAATTAGCATATTTATACACACCAACCCTTTCAAGCCGACCGATAAACAGTACAAAGGCTTCACTTCTTTTGTGTTGGACACACCCACTAACGACTCCATAGAACTCGTCCGCTTGGCTTTGGAGGGTTTGGAAAAAATATACCGTTCGGACTGCACTTACAAAAAGGCAGGGGTTATTGTCAGCGACATCAGCCCTCAGCAACAACAGCAACTCAGTTTGTTTGATACCCTAGACCGTAAAAAGCACCAATCCATTATGACGGCTCTAGACAACATCAACGATAAAATAGGGAAAGATAAGGTGCGACTGGCCGTACAAGGCAACGGCAGGCAATGGAAAATGAAACAAGAACAACTATCCCCGTGCTACTCTACACGCATAGAGGATGCTTTGAAAGTGTATGTATAA
- the umuD gene encoding translesion error-prone DNA polymerase V autoproteolytic subunit — MKFKFLNTNDKLNFYTIEDSSLGDVPLYGDAVPAGFPSPADDYLDMDLNLHDYLVQHPSATFCVKAIGDSMVDAGIQSSDVMVVDRALTPKNNDIVLAVVNGEFTVKRIKKNDNELYLMPANENYRPMKITEDMDFQVWGVVTFIIHKANASTGGL; from the coding sequence ATGAAATTTAAGTTCCTAAATACCAACGATAAGTTGAATTTTTATACCATTGAAGACTCTTCACTTGGAGACGTTCCTTTGTATGGCGATGCAGTCCCCGCAGGCTTTCCCTCACCTGCCGACGATTACCTCGATATGGACTTGAATTTGCACGATTATTTGGTGCAACACCCTTCGGCTACATTCTGTGTTAAAGCTATCGGCGATTCCATGGTAGATGCGGGTATTCAAAGCTCAGATGTTATGGTAGTGGATAGAGCTCTGACCCCTAAAAATAACGATATCGTATTGGCTGTAGTGAATGGAGAATTCACCGTTAAGCGCATCAAGAAAAACGATAACGAACTGTACCTTATGCCAGCTAATGAAAACTACCGACCCATGAAAATCACAGAAGACATGGACTTTCAAGTCTGGGGAGTAGTTACTTTTATTATACATAAGGCAAATGCTAGCACTGGCGGATTGTAA
- a CDS encoding bacteriorhodopsin-like, with the protein MLLDIQVMRPDDYVGFTFFIGYMAMFAASVFFFFERGSVDDKWKLSLLISGLITGIAAVHYFYMRDYYMATGDNPTFFRYVDWTLTVPLMCVEFYLLTRAAGATKSLLWKLIIASAWMLIAGYIGEAFTDGSTAHSVKWGVLSTIGYIYILYTAWFGEVAQLAEKSNSDVVKKGVRTLAWFVLVGWAIYPIGYMCMEGGWLNTALGWESTNVDLWYNIADAINKIGFGLVVYNIAITESK; encoded by the coding sequence ATGCTATTAGACATTCAAGTTATGAGGCCAGACGATTATGTTGGCTTCACGTTTTTTATCGGCTACATGGCAATGTTTGCCGCATCTGTATTCTTTTTCTTTGAAAGAGGCAGTGTAGACGATAAGTGGAAGTTATCTCTTCTCATTTCAGGTTTAATCACAGGTATTGCCGCAGTGCATTACTTCTACATGCGTGATTATTACATGGCAACAGGAGATAATCCAACCTTCTTTAGGTATGTAGACTGGACATTAACAGTGCCATTGATGTGCGTAGAATTTTATCTACTTACAAGGGCTGCCGGAGCTACTAAAAGTTTATTGTGGAAATTAATTATTGCATCAGCATGGATGTTGATTGCGGGTTACATTGGTGAAGCATTTACGGATGGTTCAACAGCTCACTCTGTAAAATGGGGTGTATTATCTACAATAGGTTATATCTACATTTTGTACACAGCATGGTTTGGTGAAGTAGCACAATTGGCTGAGAAGAGCAATTCTGACGTAGTCAAAAAAGGTGTTCGTACACTAGCATGGTTTGTATTGGTTGGATGGGCAATCTATCCAATTGGATACATGTGTATGGAAGGTGGATGGTTAAATACTGCTTTGGGTTGGGAATCAACAAATGTTGATTTATGGTACAACATAGCAGATGCTATCAACAAAATTGGATTTGGTTTAGTGGTATATAATATCGCTATTACTGAATCAAAATAA
- a CDS encoding Brp/Blh family beta-carotene 15,15'-dioxygenase, translated as MNRFTFIFVICLYALFLIYQAFTELNIEQQLLYSSFFILLFGIPHGAIDHILFFRKRSMSQLQFYALYLGLIVLFVAAWFYFPILSFVFFLVLSAFHFGESQFVDAKLSLWKFNPLLFLFWGLALLATLVYYNMGELVSITAYFKDTQDLAVVYNPDLIFTFFASTNIVTLALLIYLYVTKYINIKRLSSELFLIALIHLTFFLFPFTIGFTLYFVVLHSIRVMNQEYLFFKAEDTSFSFLKFLKLLLPYSLLSIFFTSVLLVLSHLGYLGISIPFLSIIIISVITLPHAIVMHIFYNK; from the coding sequence ATGAACCGCTTTACCTTCATATTTGTAATTTGTCTTTATGCTCTTTTTCTAATATATCAGGCATTTACCGAGCTTAATATAGAGCAGCAGTTACTCTATTCTTCCTTTTTTATTCTACTATTTGGAATACCTCATGGAGCAATAGATCACATTTTATTTTTTAGAAAAAGAAGCATGTCACAGCTCCAGTTTTATGCTTTATATTTAGGGCTGATTGTTTTATTTGTTGCAGCTTGGTTTTATTTTCCGATACTCAGTTTTGTATTTTTTCTTGTTCTTTCCGCTTTTCATTTTGGCGAATCGCAATTTGTTGATGCCAAATTATCTTTATGGAAGTTTAATCCTTTGTTATTTCTTTTTTGGGGCTTAGCCTTATTGGCGACTTTAGTATATTATAATATGGGAGAGCTTGTATCCATTACGGCTTATTTCAAAGATACTCAAGACTTAGCCGTAGTGTATAATCCCGACTTAATCTTTACTTTTTTTGCAAGTACTAACATAGTTACCTTAGCTTTGCTTATCTATTTGTATGTCACTAAGTACATCAATATAAAGCGTCTTTCTTCAGAGTTATTTTTGATAGCGCTTATTCACCTTACCTTTTTCCTTTTTCCCTTTACTATTGGCTTTACCTTATACTTCGTGGTATTGCATTCTATTCGTGTGATGAATCAAGAGTATCTGTTTTTTAAGGCAGAAGATACCAGTTTTAGCTTTCTAAAGTTTTTAAAACTACTATTACCTTATTCGTTATTGAGTATATTTTTTACCTCTGTACTTTTAGTACTTTCTCACTTGGGATATCTCGGAATTTCAATTCCGTTTTTATCCATTATTATCATTTCGGTAATCACTTTGCCTCACGCTATTGTGATGCATATTTTTTATAACAAATAA
- a CDS encoding GNAT family N-acetyltransferase, which yields MTIQQVEVDKIRPLRHLVLRPGQPIESTDYDRDKDEQTLHYASVSDHSVVCIATFYPEPMLEVPSLNAYRLRGMATHPNFRRQGLARDLMIKAMADITSANGDLIWCKARLVAIEFYESLGFVKIGLIYEIEGIGPHYTMYKSL from the coding sequence ATGACCATTCAACAAGTTGAAGTAGATAAAATACGTCCTTTAAGGCATTTAGTGCTTCGTCCAGGACAACCCATTGAATCAACGGATTATGATAGAGACAAGGACGAACAAACTTTACATTATGCTTCTGTATCAGATCATTCGGTTGTCTGCATAGCGACCTTTTATCCTGAGCCTATGTTAGAAGTGCCTTCTTTAAACGCTTATCGTTTGAGAGGTATGGCAACGCATCCAAATTTTAGACGTCAGGGTTTAGCAAGAGATTTGATGATAAAGGCTATGGCAGATATTACTTCAGCGAATGGCGATTTGATATGGTGTAAAGCTCGTTTGGTAGCGATTGAATTTTATGAATCGCTTGGCTTTGTAAAAATTGGACTGATATACGAAATAGAGGGAATAGGTCCTCACTATACCATGTATAAAAGCTTATAA
- a CDS encoding glyoxalase, with protein sequence MKDRKQLILALRPNIESINKGLNTKEIEVFQNEVLRPILKFQNKLLLHSFINYARQYKGVFFKLSTQDQMDYIHQALHTNQRFRSNLAGLVIGLFTIEEYHYYSLNLSALNKRIISMVIQRLQTQLEQLNDGLSVEVSR encoded by the coding sequence ATGAAAGATAGAAAACAGTTGATTTTGGCACTTCGCCCAAACATTGAAAGCATTAACAAGGGTCTGAATACCAAAGAAATTGAGGTATTTCAAAACGAGGTTTTACGCCCTATATTGAAATTTCAAAACAAACTATTACTTCATTCCTTTATAAACTATGCTAGACAATATAAAGGCGTGTTTTTCAAATTATCAACTCAAGACCAGATGGATTATATTCATCAAGCATTACACACCAACCAAAGGTTTAGGAGCAATCTTGCAGGTTTGGTTATAGGCTTATTTACTATTGAAGAGTACCATTATTATAGTTTGAATTTATCGGCTTTGAATAAGCGTATTATTTCAATGGTAATACAGCGTTTACAAACTCAATTGGAGCAGCTAAATGATGGACTCTCCGTTGAGGTCAGTCGTTAG
- a CDS encoding DUF2461 domain-containing protein, which produces MTKIDTQIFDFLKKLEKNNNREWFEKHKPQFKALEQGFKQFSESLFNDLNAHDSLEKWKVFRIYRDVRFSKNKTPYKTHFSMAFHRTKPNYRGGYYLHIAPSNSFLACGFWGPEPNDLLRIRKEFEVSANEFRAIINADKFKTTWGELKGDELKTAPKNFDKNHPNIDLIRKKQYIFSIPFTDLESSQDDFSERINSALKNVRPFVDFMSEVLTTDLNGESII; this is translated from the coding sequence ATGACAAAAATTGACACCCAAATTTTTGACTTCTTAAAAAAGCTAGAAAAAAACAATAATAGAGAGTGGTTTGAAAAACACAAGCCACAGTTTAAAGCCTTAGAGCAAGGGTTTAAACAATTCAGCGAATCCCTTTTTAACGACCTTAATGCTCACGATTCTTTAGAAAAATGGAAAGTGTTTCGAATCTATAGGGATGTTCGTTTTTCAAAGAATAAAACGCCATATAAAACCCACTTTAGTATGGCATTTCACAGAACAAAACCGAACTATCGTGGAGGCTATTATCTTCATATTGCCCCTTCAAATAGCTTTTTGGCTTGTGGCTTTTGGGGGCCTGAGCCTAACGACCTGTTGCGAATTCGCAAAGAATTTGAAGTTTCTGCCAATGAGTTTAGAGCAATAATCAACGCAGATAAATTTAAAACCACTTGGGGTGAACTAAAAGGAGATGAGTTAAAAACAGCACCTAAGAATTTCGATAAAAACCATCCAAATATCGACTTGATAAGGAAGAAGCAATATATTTTCAGTATCCCATTTACAGATTTGGAAAGCAGTCAGGATGATTTTTCAGAGCGTATAAATTCGGCCTTAAAAAACGTTCGTCCTTTTGTTGACTTTATGTCGGAAGTACTAACGACTGACCTCAACGGAGAGTCCATCATTTAG
- a CDS encoding transcriptional repressor has product MLEKNQIRKTPFRLEVLKLFTTSESALSLKEIESQLNDFDRITLYRTLKLFKEKGIMHEILHSKGKKYALCKDECDEHKHQHEHLHFHCSKCKESLCVENQMKELNLPGYIIEHSDLNVYGVCKKCNA; this is encoded by the coding sequence ATGTTGGAAAAAAATCAAATACGTAAAACGCCATTTAGACTAGAGGTATTAAAGTTATTTACTACTTCTGAAAGCGCCTTGTCTCTAAAGGAGATTGAAAGTCAGCTTAATGATTTTGATAGGATTACTCTTTATCGAACGCTAAAACTGTTTAAGGAAAAGGGAATAATGCATGAAATTCTTCATTCCAAGGGCAAAAAATACGCTTTGTGCAAGGACGAATGTGACGAACATAAGCATCAACACGAACACCTTCATTTTCACTGCTCAAAATGTAAGGAATCTTTGTGTGTAGAAAATCAAATGAAGGAGTTAAACCTACCTGGGTATATTATAGAGCATAGCGATTTGAATGTGTACGGAGTCTGTAAAAAATGTAACGCATGA
- a CDS encoding TonB-dependent receptor codes for MKKIALFVSLLLVCTNTFAQLKGIVLDADGAAISTADVFFVFLGVALQTDADGQFNLESTLPTSSKIIISKEGFKTQSFNTNLEDEYVTLKLEKLHIEINEVEVSAINHQLSSNQSINLQSKSLSTINDNSSSLIESLSHISGVEELSTGIGINKVVVRGLSGMRVVTYLNGARIENQQWSGDHGLGFTDLGIGKVELVKGPASIMFGADALGGALYFVDDSYVSSGQSEFKLVSNFESSMMRSNNQLVAKWAKNNFRMNTYAEYGSAADYRLPQGKYLFNSRFSNLAFKTAIGYSKNKWLMNVRYQYNYNISGIPAHSHDAEPTLNQLSSSSQERYPTRPTQFATNHLLLFQNTFFINSSSLKVDLINSNNRLEEFEAWTVAEMDAVLNSSQINTTFSKPFNTHLTWTVGNQNAFQTNKNKPARSELLPDAEIRDFGVFSNIDYHKNNWSMLFGIRFDNRLVETISQSYSNDFNALSSSFGVSKSWDGHRIRLTYSSAFRTPHFSELLANGPHHGTKRYEIGDRNLKEEKGNQIDATYEWSNEHLGLIINPFYHQINDFIVLNPQDSLISGMPVFAYQQEESVNLKGVEMSLHYHPHFLHQLHFEENISIIEGRNSDNQFLPLMPANKFQSKLRYYLTKENKYRCKEISLDHVYYASQNNVALNETPSEAYSLINTALHFETKNKNLNLSIGVKNVLNQSYIPHLSRLKSYEIPSVGRSYYFKLCLTL; via the coding sequence ATGAAAAAAATAGCTTTATTCGTCTCACTACTTTTAGTCTGTACTAACACTTTTGCTCAATTAAAGGGTATTGTTTTAGATGCTGATGGGGCTGCTATTTCTACGGCTGATGTTTTTTTCGTTTTCCTAGGAGTTGCACTTCAAACCGATGCCGATGGTCAATTTAATCTGGAGTCTACATTACCTACTAGTTCAAAAATTATTATCAGCAAAGAAGGTTTTAAAACTCAATCTTTTAATACAAATTTGGAGGACGAATACGTTACACTAAAATTAGAAAAGTTACATATTGAAATCAATGAGGTTGAAGTTTCAGCCATTAATCACCAATTATCTTCCAATCAGTCTATCAATCTTCAATCTAAAAGTTTGAGTACTATAAACGATAACTCATCGTCTTTAATTGAAAGCTTAAGTCATATTTCGGGTGTTGAGGAATTATCTACTGGTATTGGGATTAACAAAGTTGTTGTTCGAGGGCTTTCGGGTATGCGAGTAGTTACCTATTTAAATGGTGCACGTATAGAAAATCAGCAATGGAGCGGTGACCACGGTCTCGGTTTTACAGATTTAGGAATAGGGAAAGTAGAGTTGGTTAAAGGACCTGCTTCTATCATGTTTGGTGCGGATGCTTTGGGCGGTGCACTTTATTTTGTAGACGATAGTTACGTGTCATCTGGTCAGTCGGAGTTTAAATTGGTGTCGAATTTTGAATCTTCAATGATGCGTTCCAACAATCAACTTGTTGCCAAGTGGGCAAAGAATAACTTTAGAATGAATACCTATGCTGAATACGGCTCAGCGGCAGACTACAGATTGCCTCAAGGCAAGTACTTATTCAATTCTCGTTTTTCAAATTTAGCCTTTAAAACGGCAATAGGCTATAGCAAAAATAAATGGCTGATGAATGTGCGATATCAGTACAACTACAATATATCTGGTATTCCTGCACATTCGCATGATGCTGAGCCTACATTAAATCAATTATCTTCTTCTTCTCAAGAACGTTATCCTACTCGCCCTACTCAGTTTGCGACTAATCATTTATTGCTTTTCCAGAACACGTTTTTCATTAATTCATCTAGTTTAAAAGTAGATTTAATCAATTCGAATAATCGACTTGAAGAGTTTGAAGCCTGGACGGTAGCCGAGATGGATGCAGTGCTCAACTCCAGTCAAATAAACACCACCTTTTCCAAACCGTTTAATACGCATTTAACGTGGACTGTTGGTAACCAAAACGCCTTCCAAACCAATAAAAATAAACCAGCACGTTCAGAGTTATTACCCGATGCTGAAATTAGAGATTTTGGTGTTTTTTCAAATATAGATTATCATAAAAACAATTGGTCAATGCTATTTGGAATTCGATTCGACAATAGGCTAGTTGAAACAATTTCTCAATCCTATTCTAACGATTTTAATGCGCTAAGTAGCTCGTTTGGCGTTTCCAAAAGTTGGGACGGACACCGTATTAGATTGACTTATTCATCGGCTTTTAGAACACCACACTTTTCGGAGTTATTGGCCAATGGACCTCATCACGGAACAAAACGTTATGAAATAGGCGATCGCAACTTGAAAGAAGAAAAAGGTAATCAAATCGATGCTACTTACGAGTGGTCTAACGAACATTTAGGGTTAATTATAAATCCGTTTTATCATCAAATCAATGATTTTATTGTCTTAAATCCACAGGACTCTTTAATAAGCGGTATGCCTGTTTTTGCATACCAACAGGAAGAAAGTGTTAATCTAAAGGGTGTTGAAATGAGCTTGCATTATCATCCTCATTTTTTACATCAGCTTCATTTCGAAGAAAATATATCTATTATAGAAGGTCGAAATTCTGACAATCAGTTTTTGCCTCTTATGCCAGCCAACAAATTCCAAAGCAAATTACGTTATTATTTGACTAAAGAAAACAAGTACAGATGCAAGGAGATTTCTTTGGACCATGTTTATTATGCATCGCAGAATAATGTTGCCTTAAACGAAACACCTTCAGAGGCTTACAGCTTAATTAACACGGCTCTACATTTTGAGACAAAAAATAAAAATTTAAATCTGTCAATAGGAGTTAAAAATGTGCTAAATCAATCGTACATACCTCATTTGTCAAGATTAAAAAGTTACGAAATTCCTAGTGTAGGACGTTCGTATTATTTCAAATTATGTTTAACACTTTAA
- a CDS encoding TonB-dependent receptor — MKTNLTILILFISTLVYAQPPGMGGFGGKNASLHNGQISGRLVDSKSGDELAFANVRLFRKNDILMEGTITDEKGAFQFNKLGLADYYFLVNYIGYEEKRVEVSLNKNKTFIYLKKVKVEPGAVNLKEVSINEDRPVYESKMEKIVYNAENDLNEGLDDATDVLRKTPLLSVDLEGNVNLRGSSNIKFLVNGKESTFFSGSAADALQMIPAEQVKSVEVITSPTAKYDGEGGSGIINIITQQKQISGFKSTINGSVGTRVNKQSLDLNYGKGKFGVSVRGRVRYGWPLSGEQTYHRFNYADSTTLTKNAQTKGQWIGFGGTSEMYYDINPYNSIVTSFQMRGNRQTNQEWADDYLYSSILSDNFIEELAYQINDTVRYTDSKNLSLGYEWTTDYVKQFSDHEDRELRIAFQLGGDVSDQDNYVYQGYVFGRPTDTIVNKNDGSPLTYTYQLDYTHPVKDKHTIEVGAKYVNRNLLNNYNTENANPIIFQPLEQFDYIQNVAALYLSTKWQLSKEWGAVVGLRAENTLIKGQWNSKQNDEWVQNDNDPFENEYTTLLPSFILSKKIDMMKSLKASYSKRIYRPGMRYINPNISYTDTLSLSEGNPLLKPEITHQLEVGYNSFARKYKGSYYIFAKQTYDLIESNVSLLGDSTVTSYNNIGENLSIGFNYYGSIKLGDANLRAGFNLYTYQTTSDDLGRVLFNWNMGGNYDIGKGYKAETFGFFRPPNQTAQGYVPGFSMFSFGFKKDFKNKKGSIGLRFVEPFKKYKSFKTELEGNDFYIYSNRNTVFRSIGISFKYTIGELKFDVIKDRTNIRNDDIKDGGGGGGEF, encoded by the coding sequence ATGAAAACTAACTTAACAATTTTAATACTTTTCATTAGTACATTGGTATATGCCCAACCTCCTGGCATGGGTGGCTTTGGCGGAAAAAATGCCTCTCTTCATAATGGACAAATAAGCGGTAGATTGGTAGATTCTAAATCCGGCGATGAATTAGCTTTTGCTAATGTGCGTCTTTTCAGAAAGAACGATATTCTGATGGAAGGAACTATAACGGACGAGAAAGGAGCTTTTCAATTCAACAAGTTGGGGTTAGCCGACTATTATTTTTTAGTCAATTATATTGGTTATGAAGAGAAAAGAGTAGAGGTTTCTTTGAACAAAAACAAAACCTTTATATACCTTAAAAAGGTAAAAGTAGAACCGGGCGCTGTTAATCTCAAAGAAGTGTCTATTAATGAGGACAGACCCGTTTATGAAAGTAAGATGGAGAAAATCGTTTACAATGCTGAAAACGATTTGAACGAAGGACTTGATGACGCAACGGATGTTTTGCGTAAGACACCTTTACTATCTGTTGATTTGGAAGGCAATGTAAACCTTAGAGGGTCTTCCAATATTAAGTTTTTAGTTAACGGTAAAGAGTCTACTTTCTTTTCAGGCTCGGCGGCGGACGCCCTACAAATGATACCTGCCGAACAAGTTAAAAGCGTTGAGGTCATTACTAGCCCTACCGCTAAATACGATGGTGAAGGCGGTTCAGGGATTATAAATATTATCACACAGCAAAAACAAATTTCAGGCTTTAAAAGCACTATAAATGGCTCGGTAGGTACTCGTGTAAATAAGCAGTCTTTAGACCTAAATTATGGAAAAGGGAAGTTTGGTGTTTCTGTACGAGGTAGAGTCCGTTATGGATGGCCACTTTCAGGAGAGCAGACTTATCACCGATTTAATTATGCCGACTCTACTACACTAACAAAAAACGCCCAAACAAAAGGGCAATGGATAGGCTTTGGTGGTACATCAGAAATGTATTATGATATCAACCCCTACAACAGTATTGTGACTAGTTTTCAAATGCGAGGTAATCGACAAACCAATCAAGAATGGGCGGACGATTATTTATATTCGTCTATACTTTCAGATAACTTCATTGAAGAACTAGCTTATCAGATTAACGATACCGTAAGGTATACGGACTCTAAAAATCTGAGTTTAGGCTACGAATGGACCACCGATTATGTCAAGCAATTCAGTGACCATGAGGACCGAGAATTGAGAATTGCATTTCAGTTAGGTGGCGATGTATCGGATCAAGATAATTACGTTTATCAAGGCTATGTTTTTGGCAGGCCCACCGATACTATTGTTAACAAAAACGATGGAAGCCCACTGACATATACCTATCAATTGGACTATACTCACCCTGTAAAAGACAAACACACCATAGAGGTGGGAGCAAAATACGTCAACAGAAATTTGTTGAACAATTACAATACAGAAAACGCAAATCCTATTATTTTTCAGCCCTTAGAGCAATTCGATTACATTCAAAATGTAGCCGCCTTATACCTTTCAACAAAGTGGCAATTAAGCAAAGAGTGGGGAGCTGTAGTAGGACTGAGAGCTGAAAATACACTCATCAAAGGTCAGTGGAATTCTAAACAAAACGACGAATGGGTTCAAAATGACAATGATCCTTTTGAAAATGAATACACCACCTTATTGCCAAGCTTCATTTTATCCAAAAAGATAGATATGATGAAGTCGCTTAAGGCAAGTTATAGTAAACGAATATACCGACCAGGGATGAGGTATATCAACCCAAATATTTCTTATACAGATACGCTTTCTTTGTCAGAAGGTAATCCGCTTTTAAAACCTGAAATTACGCATCAATTAGAAGTAGGCTATAATAGCTTTGCTAGAAAATACAAAGGCAGCTACTATATCTTTGCTAAACAAACCTACGACCTCATAGAGTCTAACGTTAGTTTGTTAGGAGATTCTACCGTAACTTCTTATAATAACATTGGAGAAAATTTATCTATCGGCTTCAACTACTACGGTTCTATTAAGTTGGGTGATGCTAACTTGAGAGCAGGTTTTAACCTTTACACTTATCAGACTACTTCGGATGATTTGGGAAGAGTATTATTCAATTGGAATATGGGCGGTAATTACGATATAGGCAAGGGCTATAAAGCCGAAACCTTTGGTTTTTTTCGACCACCTAATCAAACGGCACAAGGTTATGTGCCAGGATTCTCTATGTTTTCTTTTGGCTTTAAGAAAGACTTTAAAAACAAAAAAGGATCCATCGGTTTACGTTTTGTTGAGCCATTCAAGAAGTACAAATCTTTTAAAACAGAGCTAGAAGGCAATGACTTTTATATTTATAGTAACAGAAATACTGTTTTTAGATCCATTGGTATTAGCTTTAAATATACTATCGGTGAATTGAAGTTTGATGTTATAAAAGACCGTACTAATATCCGTAATGATGATATCAAAGACGGCGGCGGTGGCGGCGGTGAATTCTAA
- a CDS encoding copper homeostasis protein CutC translates to MTKLTVECCANSVQSAINGQAGGAQRIELCSNLELEGTTPSAAAICMAREALEVDLFVLIRPRAGDFIYTDLEVEEMIQDIEFCKEIGCDGVVIGSLNTDSTVNEKQTKALVKAAYPMQVTFHRAFDKTNDPYAAMESIIACGCQRILTSGQATSATEGINQIKELVTKADGRISIMAGGGLHAGNVLQFYPIGVREFHLSGTNKKDKEITQTKVEKIEEVLENLEGLD, encoded by the coding sequence ATGACAAAATTAACAGTGGAATGCTGTGCAAACTCTGTACAATCTGCCATAAACGGTCAGGCAGGAGGCGCACAACGTATTGAGCTATGTTCAAACTTAGAACTGGAGGGCACTACACCTTCAGCAGCAGCCATATGTATGGCAAGAGAAGCCCTTGAAGTGGACTTATTTGTTCTTATTAGACCACGAGCTGGAGACTTTATATATACCGATTTGGAAGTGGAAGAAATGATACAAGACATTGAGTTTTGTAAAGAAATTGGTTGTGATGGGGTCGTTATAGGATCTTTAAATACAGACTCTACAGTTAATGAAAAACAAACCAAAGCCCTGGTCAAAGCGGCTTATCCTATGCAAGTGACTTTTCATAGAGCTTTCGATAAAACGAACGACCCATACGCGGCTATGGAATCTATTATAGCTTGTGGTTGCCAACGTATTTTAACCTCTGGACAAGCCACTAGTGCTACGGAGGGAATTAATCAAATAAAAGAATTAGTGACAAAGGCCGATGGGCGCATCTCTATTATGGCTGGAGGCGGTTTACACGCTGGTAATGTGCTACAATTTTACCCTATTGGTGTCAGAGAATTTCATTTGTCAGGGACTAATAAAAAGGATAAAGAAATAACACAAACTAAGGTAGAAAAGATAGAAGAAGTCCTTGAAAATCTAGAGGGGCTTGATTAG